The Quercus robur chromosome 3, dhQueRobu3.1, whole genome shotgun sequence DNA segment AGGTAACTCTAAATTCTGGAAAACACGTTTCATTCAGCAATTTTCCTCAGTGTTTACTTTGCATATCGTTCTTGTTGGATATAAATAACTTGGTGTTTTAGCTCCATTACCTTGATCTAAAAATAATTACCAATCTTGTTTGTTTATGGTAATTTACTATTTCAAATACACAATCAGATTTGTTTCGGAATTTAAGATTTAACTTTCAGACTGATATTCATGCCTCTTTCTTCTCACTTTTTTCTTACCTCCATTGTCTGTGCTCTACTGTAGGAATGGCGCGATGAAACTTACCCACCTTGGGCGCATGGTCCTGGTTATGTCGTGTCACATGACATTTCAAAGGCAATCTACAAGAAATATAAGGAAGGAAATCTAAAGGTATCATAAGCAATTCACATTTTGAAGAAcctttttttaagagtaatttTGTGAAAGTAATagtcgtaaaaaaaaaaaggagtctaCAGTTATTTTCCACACATTTCCACACCGCATGGTTTAAACATTAACTTCTCAATCTGACAAAATGAATGCTATATGACAGATGTTTAAGCTAGAAGATGTGGCAATGGGAATATGGATTGCAGATTTGGCGAAGGGGGGTTTGAAAGTTCGGTATGAGAAAGAAGGGAGGGTCTATAACGAGGGGTGCAAGGATGGTTATGTTGTTGCTCATTACCAAGGTCCCAGAGAGTTGCTCTGTTTGTGGCAGAAACTTCAAGAAGGAAATCGTGCTATGTGCTGTGGTGATCGATAAACATATTAGTTTCACTGGAGCTTTTTCAGGCTACAGGATACTTGGCAAGAAGAGTAAAAATCTTGGTAAcgagacttaaaaaaaatttgactgaccaggattgtgatatagaccaaaaagaagaagaaatttctctctttttctttctaattaaaGGGAGCAAGGGAATTTTTTGTGAGGGAGACGAGAGAGGGGCTTAGCATTGTTGTATAAGTAGGAATTCTTAATTAGTAATTAGTATAGTTCAGAGTTTTAAGATATGCTATGTACGCATTTTTCATGACTTGGAAGGATCTGTATTACATGTAGAGAGATAGACAGCAGTACCTTGTATAGAGTCCACTCTGTAATAGGATATCACAAATACTACCTATAATGTTGCTCcaattttttgtataattaataCCAAGTTCCTTAAACCTTAATCATTGTATGATGAATCACTTCAAAGAGACAAGTATgtacatgtttttgtttttcccgaCCTGCCTGCCAAATCGATTGGCAGTACAACCATTTCCTTCAAAATGATTTGGATCAGAAAGTTAATTGAAGCCCTATCGGATGGAATGATATACACTTACAACTAGGATCATTTCAGCAGAAACAATTTTAAGTAAATCAACAATCTGGGGAATAAGTAGTATGAAGTATCCAGGCTAGTCTATAAGACAAAGGTGCGCTCTAGGGAAAAGCATTTAAGAACAAATTTGTGTTTAGTGTTACACTTAAATACATCTACAATGATGTATTAAACTCCTGTTTGGGAATTTGCAAAAACtgcattaagaaaaaaattctctctctcactcttacacacacacacacacacagcttCAACTGGTTAGAGAATTTAATTTACTACCATCAGTTCCCTtcgattaatatatatatatatatatatatatttaaattcaatttctgAATTAAGTAATAAGATTATTATAATCTAAGTGTTTGCTAGAGCATTAAGTCGCAGGAAAGCAATGATAACACACGCACACacccatcatcatcattatcatcatcatcatcagcatcATCATACAAGAACAATAGTTCCATTATATAGTTTTGCAATAACCCTCAATACCTCATTGATTATTACAGCCTATCATCCACAACTAACTAATAACAGTAAATTCATTTTCTCCAAATTGAGCAGTGAATTTAATAGAAAGACACAAAATTGACTTAAAGGCCATATAATTCATCCACAAATAATGCAAATTTGATAGTCCAATGCTAATCCGAGGAATATGACTATATAAATCAAATCACAAACACATTCTAGCCACAATGTGTGTAAACAAACGAGACACGTAAGTTTGGTTAAACTTACTTATACTCTGCAAGGGAAGGACATGAAAGAACATAATCCAAGCACAACAGAAGACTCTAATTGAAGTGCAAGAGCATTCACTAGAGCCAAACCATgcaattcttgaaaaattttaagcactctGAACTGAGTTAAGACACTTTAACATATGACTTACAATACCACCTTACCCTGCAAGATGCCCATTATATAAATCCTGAAACATGTGCTGAACATTTAGAAACACTACGAACAGTCATTTAGGAATTTTAATCAAACATGATATGCACAAATGTCAATAAACAGAATCAtccaataatttgatatgaaaTATCAAGTCTAATCAAATTAAACACATAATCCCCCTTCACTTCAAACATTATACAATGACGATAATTACAATTTACGACAAATTTCgattgtttcaaattttgtctAATGACAAAAACATTACATTCATACTGAATCAAAACATAGTAATCTTTGAACAATTCTAGCAAACCAGTAATACTAATACTAATCATAATCAAGCAGACATGCATCCAATGCCGTATCGAGTATTTGGAAACACCAAGAACAGTCCACTACAAATAATCCCAATCATCAAAGGGAAACTCTCCATGACTTCATCCATGTCCTTGACATGACCAGGGAAAAGACAATCCGTGACACGATGATCCGAGAAAGCAATAGCAACGAAAACCATCACAGACATGATTGCATGGACGAAATCAGTGAACGCAACTTTGTACCTATCATCCTTAGGAACCTCAACACCAAGTCCTGACTTAAACAATGCCAAACCTTTAGTTGTCACAAAGCCATAGTAAGTTTTCCCATCAGGGCCTTTGAAACTGTCAGTGAAGtgaaagaaaaagcaagagAGTGCGCATATGACTAAAAGGACATGAATCATGATTGTGCTAACATTGGAGCATAAACCATTGCCAGACACAGAAGGAAGAACCATCTCAAATGTGAGAAGAGTCCCAGTTGGAAGAAAGTTCACAAGCATTGATGTTTTTGAGATTGTTTTTTGGACCCCTTTGGCCACTGCTCTTCTTTTTCGGCCATGTTGAAGAGGGTCAGTGGATTCTGAAGATGGGTCTTTGGTTGTGTGTTCAACGGGTTCAGTGGTGTAGATTTTGATTCCAATGTCTTCAGGTTTTGGCtccattgttgagttttttttggtgtgtaacaaagccaaaaaaaattgagacaCAGATGAGTATGGAGTGAGAGAGAGCAGTGAGCGTaaatgtgtgtgtttatggGGTTTGGGGGGGTCGggttttgtagtttttttttaacgttGTTTGTAACGGTTAGTTAACTGTCTCTCAAAGGTTGCCATTCACACATTTTCACGAAATACACTGTTTCCACTGTAGAGTTGTTAAAATCTTATccatttcataaaattaaaaaaaaaaaaaaaaaaaaaaaaaaaaaaaaaaaaagaagaagaagaagaagaagaagagagagagagattgaagtaaaaaaaaaatgaaagaaggaagaagcaaaattacgaagggtttttttttttttttttcaataataattacGAAGAGGATTGAAGCAAAACCCAAGAAATAATGTGCATGCGAGCAGGGATCTTGAAAGGTATAAATGAGTGTTGTAATTTTAGggatcttgatttttttttttttttttttttttttttactataaacctttttatttatggAAGAAGTTAACGAGAGCTTTAAggatattgatttaaaaaatatttttagaaactttttctgggaaaagaaaaaaagtaattaattttttttatgattttttatatttcccacgAAAGTAATGttaaaaactttcctaaaatagtttattaacaattgtcatAAGGACACTGATAAAcaaaattctttat contains these protein-coding regions:
- the LOC126719926 gene encoding protein DMP9-like, translated to MEPKPEDIGIKIYTTEPVEHTTKDPSSESTDPLQHGRKRRAVAKGVQKTISKTSMLVNFLPTGTLLTFEMVLPSVSGNGLCSNVSTIMIHVLLVICALSCFFFHFTDSFKGPDGKTYYGFVTTKGLALFKSGLGVEVPKDDRYKVAFTDFVHAIMSVMVFVAIAFSDHRVTDCLFPGHVKDMDEVMESFPLMIGIICSGLFLVFPNTRYGIGCMSA